From a region of the Pseudomonadota bacterium genome:
- a CDS encoding hemolysin family protein produces MDMDKDPSSDSPGESNIFKRFIQFLGFDRTIDSPEELEHEIQELLDDGQEQGLISSEEGKMIHSILEFRDTVAREIMTPSSEMISVRADCPYDKLVQIIITHGFSRIPVYKDKPDNIIGIIFAKDLLKYMNPKQTLVAADLIKPAYFALENMKIVDLLRDFQHKKVHLAIITDEFGSVRGLTTLEDVLEEIVGEITDETDRPDTDIKILDDRNIIVDARIDIEDVEDHFGVTLPEGPYESIGGMIIHSLGHLPGANTSLTVGALNFTVLSATRRRVNEVRVTSAAAKP; encoded by the coding sequence ATGGACATGGACAAAGACCCTTCTTCAGATTCGCCAGGCGAATCGAACATATTCAAACGTTTCATTCAGTTTTTAGGTTTCGATCGCACTATTGATTCCCCGGAGGAACTCGAACACGAAATCCAGGAACTCCTGGATGACGGACAGGAACAGGGGCTGATCTCTTCGGAAGAAGGGAAAATGATCCACTCCATTCTTGAATTCCGTGATACGGTTGCCCGGGAGATCATGACCCCGAGTTCCGAAATGATCTCCGTGCGTGCCGATTGCCCCTATGACAAGCTTGTGCAGATCATCATCACCCATGGTTTTTCCAGGATCCCCGTATATAAGGATAAGCCGGACAACATCATCGGGATTATCTTTGCCAAAGACCTCCTCAAGTATATGAACCCAAAGCAGACGCTGGTAGCCGCAGACCTGATCAAGCCCGCCTATTTTGCTCTGGAAAACATGAAAATCGTTGATCTGCTGCGAGATTTTCAGCACAAAAAAGTACACCTGGCCATCATCACCGACGAATTCGGCAGTGTCAGGGGGTTGACCACCCTGGAAGATGTTCTTGAAGAGATCGTCGGTGAAATCACCGATGAAACAGACCGTCCCGATACCGACATCAAGATCCTTGATGACCGAAACATTATCGTCGATGCAAGAATCGACATCGAGGATGTTGAAGACCATTTCGGGGTCACCCTTCCCGAAGGCCCCTACGAATCCATCGGCGGCATGATCATCCACTCTCTGGGCCATCTGCCGGGTGCCAATACGTCCTTGACCGTCGGCGCACTGAATTTCACCGTGCTCTCGGCAACCCGTCGTCGCGTCAACGAAGTCAGAGTCACTTCAGCCGCTGCCAAGCCCTGA
- a CDS encoding acetyl-CoA carboxylase biotin carboxylase subunit has product MKEKVLIANRGEIAIRIMEACKDLGLDYVVVYTPADEDSRHVRLNINSRTNRNNAWRIASYTDPNDILSVADHTECTAIHPGYGFFSEDFRFARRVTVRDRPLTFIGPNWEVIRDLGDKINTKKIAKKLGIPTIPGTDGPIYNEMEAEDVARQLLADQIEQDIRNPSILVKAAAGGGGMGIEEVYQVEHFRRVYRQVQNYAKRQFGDGGVLIEQCLRDYNHLEVQLTCSRHGERVHFGTRNCTIQSTGRQKRLEAAPGFDDSCFTYDFNAKEVLDQIVEYSLKLATHVRYDNVGTWEWIVARNGQPYLLEVNTRIQVENDVSARISYLNGKQPNLIREQIRLALGDRIGFTQDDIQFKGASIELRIVAEDTKRGFSPWIGTITRFEFPQHEWSAVYTHVPTDRAYMIPSDYDPNLALALVWGDTMAEAKERGRQFLKDVVIEGHNAAGDPILVNTSYLNDNFDRLLTF; this is encoded by the coding sequence ATGAAAGAAAAAGTGCTCATAGCAAACCGGGGCGAGATTGCCATCCGGATCATGGAAGCTTGCAAAGATCTGGGTTTGGATTATGTGGTGGTCTACACTCCTGCCGATGAAGATTCCAGACATGTCAGACTCAATATCAACAGCCGAACCAATCGCAACAACGCCTGGCGGATTGCGAGCTACACCGATCCCAACGATATTCTCTCCGTGGCCGATCATACCGAATGTACCGCCATCCATCCCGGTTACGGGTTTTTCTCAGAGGATTTCCGTTTTGCCAGAAGGGTGACCGTCCGGGATCGGCCCCTGACCTTTATCGGTCCGAACTGGGAGGTCATCCGGGACCTCGGCGACAAGATCAACACCAAGAAAATCGCCAAGAAACTCGGGATTCCGACTATCCCGGGAACAGACGGACCAATCTACAACGAGATGGAAGCTGAAGATGTCGCGAGGCAGCTTCTGGCCGATCAGATTGAGCAGGATATCCGCAACCCGTCCATCCTGGTCAAGGCGGCAGCCGGTGGCGGCGGGATGGGGATCGAAGAGGTCTATCAGGTTGAGCATTTCCGTCGGGTCTATCGGCAGGTGCAGAATTATGCCAAGCGTCAGTTCGGCGACGGCGGGGTGTTGATCGAGCAGTGCCTGCGCGACTACAATCACCTTGAGGTCCAGTTGACCTGCAGCAGGCACGGGGAGAGGGTCCATTTCGGGACCCGGAACTGTACGATCCAGAGTACCGGCCGCCAGAAAAGGCTTGAAGCGGCCCCCGGTTTTGATGACAGCTGTTTTACTTACGATTTCAATGCGAAAGAAGTTCTCGACCAGATTGTGGAATACTCTCTGAAGCTTGCCACCCACGTCCGCTATGACAACGTCGGGACCTGGGAGTGGATTGTCGCCAGAAACGGTCAGCCTTATCTCCTCGAGGTCAACACCAGAATCCAGGTGGAAAATGATGTTTCAGCCCGGATCAGCTATCTGAACGGCAAGCAGCCGAACCTGATCCGCGAGCAGATCAGGCTCGCCCTTGGCGACCGCATCGGCTTCACCCAGGATGATATTCAATTCAAGGGTGCGAGCATTGAGCTCAGGATCGTGGCCGAGGACACCAAAAGGGGTTTCTCGCCATGGATCGGGACGATCACCCGTTTCGAGTTCCCTCAGCACGAGTGGTCGGCTGTATACACCCATGTGCCGACCGACCGGGCCTACATGATCCCCAGCGATTATGACCCGAATCTGGCGCTTGCCCTGGTCTGGGGCGATACCATGGCCGAAGCCAAGGAGCGTGGCAGGCAGTTCCTGAAAGATGTGGTAATTGAAGGACACAACGCTGCCGGGGACCCGATCCTGGTGAACACCTCGTATCTGAATGACAACTTTGACCGTCTGCTGACCTTCTGA